Part of the Clostridium cylindrosporum DSM 605 genome is shown below.
ATGGACAACTATGTAATAGATTATAGAGTAGTTGACAATTATGTAGAAGATAAAATAAAAAAGCAAAAGTTAATAGGAATAGCAGTCCCAAAGTTTTTAATTGAAAGACTTATAGGAATAGCTAATGCAGCAGATTTAAGACTTGATAAAATTGATATAGAGGCAAATACTCTTTCAAAACTTCTATATGAATATCAAAAGCAGCAGGGAGTTATATCAGAAAAACCTAGCATTATATGTGCTATTCAAGACACCTATATTACTATGGTAGTAGTGAAAAAAGGTGTAATACAAATGTCAAAGACAAATTCATATGAAAGTGTAGATACAACTCTTAATCAACCAGCTTTAAATGAGGTAGCACCTACCAATGAATTTGATAATGCTAATAATTCCTATACAAGTGCTAGTGAACAGGTAAAAGTAGAAGTTATTAATGATGTTTCAGATAGTATAGTTAGATATATAAACTTTTATACTTCTAAACAAAGAGAAGAAATAGAAACTGTATATATTTTAGGTAAGGTAGGAGATCAATTAGATATAGCAGGTGGAATAAGGGAAAGAATTGAAGTTCAAACAAAGAATATAGATGATTTGAAAGTAGTCATAAGTAATAAAGATTACAAGGATAAAGATGCATATAAATACAAAAATGTTTTTGCAGGATTACTAAAGTAGAGGAGGATTTGTATGTTTAGAATTATACAAAAGGACATAAACTTCCTTGATGCATACAGTCTTAGGGAGAAAAAGTCAGCTATGGATATTAAGATTTTCGGTTTAGTAATCTTAGTTGAGATTTTTTTATTAGCAGGTATTAGTGGGTTTATGTTTGGAATTAAAAAGGTTACTGAATATAAGAATATTGAACTAATTAACAATATAAAATCACTAGAGCATATTAAGAAGGACATAAATGAAGTAAGGTATGAAGGTAAACTACTTAAGACAAAAAAGCTAATAAAAGATGAAGCATTGGAGATAAACGAAGTTACCTATAATACCTTAACAATATTTGAAGAGGTTTTATCCTCTGATATGGCTATTGAAAATATGACTATGGATATGAAAAGTATAAATTTTATAGTACGAGGGGCTAAAGAAGAGAACTTTGCACAGTTAATTAATAATATGGAGTCAAGTGGACTTTTTAGTAAGGTTCAAATAACAGCAATAAGTTCTAAGGATGAAGAGGGAAATAGAAAAGCATCAGTAAATGCAGAGATTATTAGGAAGTGATGAGTTATGAAGTTAAGTATGAAGGTTACGGAAAG
Proteins encoded:
- a CDS encoding PilN domain-containing protein, with product MFRIIQKDINFLDAYSLREKKSAMDIKIFGLVILVEIFLLAGISGFMFGIKKVTEYKNIELINNIKSLEHIKKDINEVRYEGKLLKTKKLIKDEALEINEVTYNTLTIFEEVLSSDMAIENMTMDMKSINFIVRGAKEENFAQLINNMESSGLFSKVQITAISSKDEEGNRKASVNAEIIRK